One genomic window of Papilio machaon chromosome 17, ilPapMach1.1, whole genome shotgun sequence includes the following:
- the LOC123721906 gene encoding uncharacterized PE-PGRS family protein PE_PGRS54-like yields the protein MAGFISGESYLVLLVVVLRCVVAVLAERVLTAAGGAAADAGLHAATDLGGAGAATGAVRDTFVTSIVGVGERVLTAAGGAAADAGLHAATDLGGAGAATGAVRDTFVTSIVGVGERVLTAAGGAAADAGLHAATDLGGAGAATGAVRDTFVTSIVGVGERVLTAAGGAAADAGLHAATDLGGAGAATGAVRDTFVTSIVGVGERVLTAAGGAAADAGLHAATDLGGAGAATGAVRDTFVTSIVGVGERVLTAAGGAAADAGLHAATDLGGAGAATGAVRDTFVTSIVGVGERVLTAAGGAAADAGLHAATDLGGAGAATGAVRDTFVTSIVGVGERVLTAAGGAAADAGLHAATDLGGAGAATGAVRDTFVTSIVGVGERVLTAAGGAAADAGLHAATDLGGAGAATGAVRDTFVTSIVGVGERVLTAAGGAAADAGLHAATDLGGAGAATGAVRDTFVTSIVGVGERVLTAAGGAAADAGLHAATDLGGAGAATGAVRDTFVTSIVGVGERVLTAAGGAAADAGLHAATDLGGAGAATGAVRDTFVTSIVGVGERVLTAAGGAAADAGLHAATDLGGAGAATGAVRDTFVTSIVGVGERVLTAAGGAAADAGLHAATDLGGAGAATGAVRDTFVTSIVGVGERVLTAAGGAAADAGLHAATDLGGAGAATGAVRDTFVTSIVGVGERVLTAAGGAAADAGLHAATDLGGAGAATGAVRDTFVTSIVGVGERVLTAAGGAAADAGLHAATDLGGAGAATGAVRDTFVTSIVGVGERVLTAAGGAAADAGLHAATDLGGAGAATGAVRDTFVTSIVGVGERVLTAAGGAAADAGLHAATDLGGAGAATGAVRDTFVTSIVGVGGNLLGSPCRGVALRGCGSCRARADSGRRCRS from the exons ATGGCGGG TTTTATCTCTGGCGAGTCTTACTTGGTTCTCCTTGTCGTGGTGTTGCGCTGCGTGGTTGCGGTTCTTGCAGAGCGCGTGCTGACAGCGGCAGGCGGTGCCGCAGCTGACGCTGGTCTTCACGCAGCCACAGATCTTGGTGGAGCAGGAGCCGCGACAGGTGCAGTGCGGGACACCTTCGTTACGTCTATTGTAGGTGTCGGAG AGCGCGTGCTGACAGCGGCAGGCGGTGCCGCAGCTGACGCTGGTCTTCACGCAGCCACAGATCTTGGTGGAGCAGGAGCCGCGACAGGTGCAGTGCGGGACACCTTCGTTACGTCTATTGTAGGTGTCGGAG AGCGCGTGCTGACAGCGGCAGGCGGTGCCGCAGCTGACGCTGGTCTTCACGCAGCCACAGATCTTGGTGGAGCAGGAGCCGCGACAGGTGCAGTGCGGGACACCTTCGTTACGTCTATTGTAGGTGTCGGAG AGCGCGTGCTGACAGCGGCAGGCGGTGCCGCAGCTGACGCTGGTCTTCACGCAGCCACAGATCTTGGTGGAGCAGGAGCCGCGACAGGTGCAGTGCGGGACACCTTCGTTACGTCTATTGTAGGTGTCGGAG AGCGCGTGCTGACAGCGGCAGGCGGTGCCGCAGCTGACGCTGGTCTTCACGCAGCCACAGATCTTGGTGGAGCAGGAGCCGCGACAGGTGCAGTGCGGGACACCTTCGTTACGTCTATTGTAGGTGTCGGAG AGCGCGTGCTGACAGCGGCAGGCGGTGCCGCAGCTGACGCTGGTCTTCACGCAGCCACAGATCTTGGTGGAGCAGGAGCCGCGACAGGTGCAGTGCGGGACACCTTCGTTACGTCTATTGTAGGTGTCGGAG AGCGCGTGCTGACAGCGGCAGGCGGTGCCGCAGCTGACGCTGGTCTTCACGCAGCCACAGATCTTGGTGGAGCAGGAGCCGCGACAGGTGCAGTGCGGGACACCTTCGTTACGTCTATTGTAGGTGTCGGAG AGCGCGTGCTGACAGCGGCAGGCGGTGCCGCAGCTGACGCTGGTCTTCACGCAGCCACAGATCTTGGTGGAGCAGGAGCCGCGACAGGTGCAGTGCGGGACACCTTCGTTACGTCTATTGTAGGTGTCGGAG AGCGCGTGCTGACAGCGGCAGGCGGTGCCGCAGCTGACGCTGGTCTTCACGCAGCCACAGATCTTGGTGGAGCAGGAGCCGCGACAGGTGCAGTGCGGGACACCTTCGTTACGTCTATTGTAGGTGTCGGAG AGCGCGTGCTGACAGCGGCAGGCGGTGCCGCAGCTGACGCTGGTCTTCACGCAGCCACAGATCTTGGTGGAGCAGGAGCCGCGACAGGTGCAGTGCGGGACACCTTCGTTACGTCTATTGTAGGTGTCGGAG AGCGCGTGCTGACAGCGGCAGGCGGTGCCGCAGCTGACGCTGGTCTTCACGCAGCCACAGATCTTGGTGGAGCAGGAGCCGCGACAGGTGCAGTGCGGGACACCTTCGTTACGTCTATTGTAGGTGTCGGAG AGCGCGTGCTGACAGCGGCAGGCGGTGCCGCAGCTGACGCTGGTCTTCACGCAGCCACAGATCTTGGTGGAGCAGGAGCCGCGACAGGTGCAGTGCGGGACACCTTCGTTACGTCTATTGTAGGTGTCGGAG AGCGCGTGCTGACAGCGGCAGGCGGTGCCGCAGCTGACGCTGGTCTTCACGCAGCCACAGATCTTGGTGGAGCAGGAGCCGCGACAGGTGCAGTGCGGGACACCTTCGTTACGTCTATTGTAGGTGTCGGAG AGCGCGTGCTGACAGCGGCAGGCGGTGCCGCAGCTGACGCTGGTCTTCACGCAGCCACAGATCTTGGTGGAGCAGGAGCCGCGACAGGTGCAGTGCGGGACACCTTCGTTACGTCTATTGTAGGTGTCGGAG AGCGCGTGCTGACAGCGGCAGGCGGTGCCGCAGCTGACGCTGGTCTTCACGCAGCCACAGATCTTGGTGGAGCAGGAGCCGCGACAGGTGCAGTGCGGGACACCTTCGTTACGTCTATTGTAGGTGTCGGAG AGCGCGTGCTGACAGCGGCAGGCGGTGCCGCAGCTGACGCTGGTCTTCACGCAGCCACAGATCTTGGTGGAGCAGGAGCCGCGACAGGTGCAGTGCGGGACACCTTCGTTACGTCTATTGTAGGTGTCGGAG AGCGCGTGCTGACAGCGGCAGGCGGTGCCGCAGCTGACGCTGGTCTTCACGCAGCCACAGATCTTGGTGGAGCAGGAGCCGCGACAGGTGCAGTGCGGGACACCTTCGTTACGTCTATTGTAGGTGTCGGAG AGCGCGTGCTGACAGCGGCAGGCGGTGCCGCAGCTGACGCTGGTCTTCACGCAGCCACAGATCTTGGTGGAGCAGGAGCCGCGACAGGTGCAGTGCGGGACACCTTCGTTACGTCTATTGTAGGTGTCGGAG AGCGCGTGCTGACAGCGGCAGGCGGTGCCGCAGCTGACGCTGGTCTTCACGCAGCCACAGATCTTGGTGGAGCAGGAGCCGCGACAGGTGCAGTGCGGGACACCTTCGTTACGTCTATTGTAGGTGTCGGAGGTAACTTACTTGGTTCTCCTTGTCGTGGTGTTGCGCTGCGTGGTTGCGGTTCTTGCAGAGCGCGTGCTGACAGCGGCAGGCGGTGCCGCAGCTGA